From Oryza sativa Japonica Group chromosome 4, ASM3414082v1, one genomic window encodes:
- the LOC4337302 gene encoding zinc finger CCCH domain-containing protein 30 has protein sequence MMGSRRSRRVSWASGGNLCKVRLFLSEDSPSQAGLRPQDNLQAKGSWLLHAAGPSSDDSLPPGFESLPPSNDLKIDMSQIPLIRWKCPPHIVLEQDWHIVAGEESREIEIQNERINGALEAIYPRPSNIPPNPFLSLDVKDAHYDDSKTLLVPLIPLEDDDASDQLEGPTLDLPSHYNITGVSNTPVSAEQQPPCGGAISSGFTIEPQAAVSATVTAIMQTIQSNQNGSMADQNGSTIDQELLFKILSDPSQLQRLMKECGPVRHEQSASSSVVAPLVSIPPPQITASSPAPFSDHVGTFHGMNPTLPPPPPMMNRPPSTIPSVAMNHPPSSSPAMNFGSALPSSSPSVNFGSVPGRGVGYYKTLIHQHGGERLEQPFEQHGMQFGMYRQPGPPQNGGIDAMNGAAAMVSRDGKVRPMKPCAYFNSPKGCRNGASCTFLHDASAPTRKDHQKQKGSKRIKLDNTMGGRN, from the exons ATGATGGGGTCGAGGCGATCCAGGCGCGTTTCATGGGCCTCCGGAGGCAATCTCTGCAAG GTAAGGCTTTTCCTGTCAGAGGATTCCCCCTCTCAAGCTGGATTAAGACCGCAGGATAATCTCCAAGCAAAAGGCTCATGGTTACTGCATGCAGCTGGCCCAAGCTCAGATGATTCCTTGCCTCCAGGCTTTGAGTCATTGCCGCCAAGCAATGACCTCAAAATTGACATGTCTCAAATCCCCCTAATTAGGTGGAAATGCCCCCCACAT ATAGTATTGGAGCAGGATTGGCATATTGTTGCTGGAGAAGAAAGTAGGGAGATTGAAATTCAAAATGAGAGAATAAATGGAGCGCTTGAGGCAATTTACCCACGTCCATCGAACATTCCGCCAAA CCCATTTCTTTCTCTTGATGTGAAAGATGCCCATTATGACGATTCCAAAACCCTGTTGGTTCCTTTGATCCCTCTTGAAGATGATGATGCATCTGATCAATTGGAAGGACCAACCCTTGATCTACCAAGCCATTACAACATAACAGGAGTTTCAAATACTCCTGTTTCCGCTGAGCAACAACCACCATGTGGTGGTGCTATAAGTTCTGGATTCACCATTGAGCCTCAGGCTGCAGTCTCAGCAACAGTCACTGCAATTATGCAAACCATACAGAGTAATCAAAATGGGAGCATGGCTGACCAAAACGGGAGCACGATTGACCAGGAACTACTCTTCAAAATACTAAGTGATCCTTCACAGCTTCAGAGGTTAATGAAAGAATGTGGCCCAGTCAGACATGAACAATCAGCTAGTAGTTCTGTTGTTGCCCCATTGGTATCAATCCCACCACCCCAAATAACTGCAAGCTCTCCTGCCCCCTTCTCTGATCATGTCGGAACCTTTCATGGCATGAATCCTACcctgccgcctccaccaccaatGATGAATCGGCCACCTTCAACCATTCCTTCAGTTGCTATGAATCATCCACCAAGTTCAAGCCCAGCAATGAACTTTGGAAGTGCCCTGCCAAGTTCAAGCCCATCAGTGAACTTTGGAAGTGTTCCAGGGAGGGGTGTCGGCTATTATAAAACCCTCATCCATCAGCATGGAGGGGAGAGACTGGAACAACCATTTGAGCAGCATGGAATGCAGTTTGGTATGTACCGCCAACCTGGTCCTCCACAAAATGGCGGTATTGATGCCATGAACGGTGCTGCTGCTATGGTGAGCAGAGATGGCAAGGTGAGGCCGATGAAACCGTGTGCATACTTTAACAGCCCGAAGGGTTGTCGAAATGGTGCTAGTTGCACATTCCTACATGATGCGTCAGCCCCAACAAGAAAAGATCATCAGAAGCAAAAGGGATCAAAAAGGATAAAATTAGACAACACAATGGGCGGTCGAAATTGA
- the LOC4337305 gene encoding U11/U12 small nuclear ribonucleoprotein 25 kDa protein isoform X2, which yields MDPGKSFSAAEEEATDSVSTKPEEVAAYQSSEAKQAKLQSMLAALLDDPILADVPRKPSLADVDTLINLELGSAMRLTVVKLDGTSFATVKDLKMAIRKKTDEIEQEKMGHRHISWKHIWDNYCLTHQNEKLIDDNSVLSSNGICNNSKVYFSPHVMSRVYRKHSRRRKHRFFHGLHRKM from the exons ATGGACCCCGGGAAATCGTTctctgcggcggaggaggaggcgacggatTCGGTCTctacgaagccggaggaggTTGCGGCTTACCAGAGCAGCGAGGCCAAGCAGGCGAAGCTACAGTCCAtgctcgccgccctcctcgacgACCCCATACTCGCCGACGTGCCCAGGAAGCCCTCCCTCGCCGACGTCGACACGCTGATCAACCTCGAGCTCGGCAGCGCCATGCGGCTAACCGTCGTCAAGCTGGATGGCACCTCCTTCG CCACTGTCAAGGATTTGAAGATGGCTATCAGGAAGAAGACGGATGAGATTGAACAGGAAAAGATGGGCCATCGTCATATCTCATG GAAGCATATTTGGGATAACTACTGTCTGACACATCAAAATGAGAAGTTGATAGATGACAATTCCGTGCTTTCGTCTAATGGCATTTGTAATAACTCCAAG GTTTATTTCTCGCCGCACGTTATGTCCAGGGTATATCGAAAGCactcaagaagaagaaaacaccGCTTTTTCCATGGTCTTCATAGGAAAATGTGA
- the LOC4337305 gene encoding U11/U12 small nuclear ribonucleoprotein 25 kDa protein isoform X1 has translation MDPGKSFSAAEEEATDSVSTKPEEVAAYQSSEAKQAKLQSMLAALLDDPILADVPRKPSLADVDTLINLELGSAMRLTVVKLDGTSFDVAMLNTATVKDLKMAIRKKTDEIEQEKMGHRHISWKHIWDNYCLTHQNEKLIDDNSVLSSNGICNNSKVYFSPHVMSRVYRKHSRRRKHRFFHGLHRKM, from the exons ATGGACCCCGGGAAATCGTTctctgcggcggaggaggaggcgacggatTCGGTCTctacgaagccggaggaggTTGCGGCTTACCAGAGCAGCGAGGCCAAGCAGGCGAAGCTACAGTCCAtgctcgccgccctcctcgacgACCCCATACTCGCCGACGTGCCCAGGAAGCCCTCCCTCGCCGACGTCGACACGCTGATCAACCTCGAGCTCGGCAGCGCCATGCGGCTAACCGTCGTCAAGCTGGATGGCACCTCCTTCG ATGTTGCAATGTTGAACACAGCCACTGTCAAGGATTTGAAGATGGCTATCAGGAAGAAGACGGATGAGATTGAACAGGAAAAGATGGGCCATCGTCATATCTCATG GAAGCATATTTGGGATAACTACTGTCTGACACATCAAAATGAGAAGTTGATAGATGACAATTCCGTGCTTTCGTCTAATGGCATTTGTAATAACTCCAAG GTTTATTTCTCGCCGCACGTTATGTCCAGGGTATATCGAAAGCactcaagaagaagaaaacaccGCTTTTTCCATGGTCTTCATAGGAAAATGTGA
- the LOC4337303 gene encoding PHD finger-like domain-containing protein 5B: protein MAKHHPDLIMCRKQPGIAIGRLCEKCDGKCVICDSYVRPCTLVRVCDECNYGSFQGRCVICGGVGISDAYYCKECTQQEKDRDGCPKIVNLGSAKTDLFYERKKYGFKKR, encoded by the coding sequence ATGGCAAAGCATCATCCTGATCTCATCATGTGCAGGAAGCAGCCTGGCATTGCTATTGGTCGTTTGTGCGAGAAATGTGATGGCAAGTGTGTCATCTGTGACTCGTATGTGCGCCCATGTACGCTTGTCCGAGTCTGTGATGAGTGCAACTATGGTTCCTTCCAGGGGAGGTGTGTCATCTGTGGGGGGGTCGGCATCTCAGATGCCTACTACTGCAAGGAGTGCACTCAGCAGGAAAAGGACCGAGATGGATGTCCCAAGATTGTCAATCTTGGAAGCGCCAAGACCGATCTCTTCTATGAACGAAAGAAGTATGGTTTTAAGAAGAGATGA
- the LOC4337302 gene encoding zinc finger CCCH domain-containing protein 30 isoform X1, with translation MSQIPLIRWKCPPHIVLEQDWHIVAGEESREIEIQNERINGALEAIYPRPSNIPPNPFLSLDVKDAHYDDSKTLLVPLIPLEDDDASDQLEGPTLDLPSHYNITGVSNTPVSAEQQPPCGGAISSGFTIEPQAAVSATVTAIMQTIQSNQNGSMADQNGSTIDQELLFKILSDPSQLQRLMKECGPVRHEQSASSSVVAPLVSIPPPQITASSPAPFSDHVGTFHGMNPTLPPPPPMMNRPPSTIPSVAMNHPPSSSPAMNFGSALPSSSPSVNFGSVPGRGVGYYKTLIHQHGGERLEQPFEQHGMQFGMYRQPGPPQNGGIDAMNGAAAMVSRDGKVRPMKPCAYFNSPKGCRNGASCTFLHDASAPTRKDHQKQKGSKRIKLDNTMGGRN, from the exons ATGTCTCAAATCCCCCTAATTAGGTGGAAATGCCCCCCACAT ATAGTATTGGAGCAGGATTGGCATATTGTTGCTGGAGAAGAAAGTAGGGAGATTGAAATTCAAAATGAGAGAATAAATGGAGCGCTTGAGGCAATTTACCCACGTCCATCGAACATTCCGCCAAA CCCATTTCTTTCTCTTGATGTGAAAGATGCCCATTATGACGATTCCAAAACCCTGTTGGTTCCTTTGATCCCTCTTGAAGATGATGATGCATCTGATCAATTGGAAGGACCAACCCTTGATCTACCAAGCCATTACAACATAACAGGAGTTTCAAATACTCCTGTTTCCGCTGAGCAACAACCACCATGTGGTGGTGCTATAAGTTCTGGATTCACCATTGAGCCTCAGGCTGCAGTCTCAGCAACAGTCACTGCAATTATGCAAACCATACAGAGTAATCAAAATGGGAGCATGGCTGACCAAAACGGGAGCACGATTGACCAGGAACTACTCTTCAAAATACTAAGTGATCCTTCACAGCTTCAGAGGTTAATGAAAGAATGTGGCCCAGTCAGACATGAACAATCAGCTAGTAGTTCTGTTGTTGCCCCATTGGTATCAATCCCACCACCCCAAATAACTGCAAGCTCTCCTGCCCCCTTCTCTGATCATGTCGGAACCTTTCATGGCATGAATCCTACcctgccgcctccaccaccaatGATGAATCGGCCACCTTCAACCATTCCTTCAGTTGCTATGAATCATCCACCAAGTTCAAGCCCAGCAATGAACTTTGGAAGTGCCCTGCCAAGTTCAAGCCCATCAGTGAACTTTGGAAGTGTTCCAGGGAGGGGTGTCGGCTATTATAAAACCCTCATCCATCAGCATGGAGGGGAGAGACTGGAACAACCATTTGAGCAGCATGGAATGCAGTTTGGTATGTACCGCCAACCTGGTCCTCCACAAAATGGCGGTATTGATGCCATGAACGGTGCTGCTGCTATGGTGAGCAGAGATGGCAAGGTGAGGCCGATGAAACCGTGTGCATACTTTAACAGCCCGAAGGGTTGTCGAAATGGTGCTAGTTGCACATTCCTACATGATGCGTCAGCCCCAACAAGAAAAGATCATCAGAAGCAAAAGGGATCAAAAAGGATAAAATTAGACAACACAATGGGCGGTCGAAATTGA